In Syntrophales bacterium, a single window of DNA contains:
- a CDS encoding TIGR02757 family protein has protein sequence MSPLLLEEALEHLYEKYNRHEFIHPDPLEFLYCYDNLHDREIAGLLASSLAYGRVSQILKSISTVLEKMAPSPSRFLEDASMKSLLHTFSDFKHRFTTGDELAVMLYGAKRVITKYGSLYACFKSALGNDADTIRPALTSFVKELRAGFNTENNSLLPSPEKGSACKRLNLFLRWMVRKDSVDPGGWDDVPPARLIVPLDTHLHRICLILGLTKRKQADMKTAIEITDSFRMVNPHDPVRYDFALTRLGIRKDASLELNSERIPRCLRRG, from the coding sequence ATGTCACCACTGCTGTTAGAAGAAGCACTCGAACATCTGTACGAAAAATACAACAGGCACGAGTTCATTCATCCTGATCCACTTGAATTTCTCTATTGTTACGATAATCTTCATGATCGGGAAATTGCGGGACTTCTCGCCTCTTCGCTTGCCTACGGCAGAGTTTCTCAGATACTAAAAAGTATTTCAACTGTTCTTGAAAAAATGGCTCCGTCCCCATCTCGTTTTCTTGAAGACGCCTCAATGAAATCACTTTTACACACGTTTTCCGACTTTAAGCACAGGTTTACTACCGGTGATGAACTTGCAGTAATGCTCTACGGCGCTAAACGCGTTATAACGAAATACGGTTCACTCTATGCATGTTTTAAATCCGCTCTCGGCAACGACGCCGACACAATCCGACCGGCGCTTACCTCGTTTGTAAAAGAATTACGTGCCGGCTTTAATACCGAGAATAACAGCCTGTTACCTTCACCGGAAAAAGGCAGCGCATGCAAGAGGCTCAATCTTTTTCTCCGATGGATGGTACGGAAGGATTCCGTGGACCCCGGTGGATGGGACGATGTGCCGCCTGCGAGGCTAATTGTGCCGCTCGATACACATCTTCACAGGATATGCCTCATATTAGGACTTACAAAACGGAAACAGGCAGACATGAAAACGGCCATCGAAATAACAGATTCATTCAGAATGGTTAACCCTCACGACCCGGTACGGTACGATTTTGCCCTGACGCGTCTGGGAATCAGGAAAGATGCCAGCCTTGAACTGAACAGCGAGCGCATTCCCCGCTGCTTGCGGCGGGGTTAG
- a CDS encoding tetraprenyl-beta-curcumene synthase family protein has product MKIPASVCTMTTEVYLKVLPDVYRYLNGWKERAGQIPDPELQKQALMSIKTKTFHCEGGSILGLLAGENRSDAIRFIVAYQTISDYLDNLCDRSTSLDPVDFRALHQSMLHALTPEAASLDYYRFHGERDDGGYLVSLVETCQEVLKRLPSYDKISSVLYELAGYYCDLQVYKHVKVDERVPRLKDWFQSYQDKLPEMSWYEFSACCGSTLGIFCLVAYAFNDEYSGDIAPQVRASYFPWVQGLHILLDYLIDQEEDRVGGDLNFCFYYENNEEMLKRVTHFFKQADRSVSRLPNTRFHQMINRGLLGVYLSDKKIGRQEIVYRMAKKIIRLGGWSALFFYLNGWIYRRIKYYG; this is encoded by the coding sequence GTGAAAATTCCAGCCTCTGTATGCACAATGACTACAGAAGTCTATTTGAAAGTGCTTCCGGATGTTTATCGTTACCTGAATGGGTGGAAAGAACGTGCAGGGCAGATTCCGGATCCGGAGCTTCAAAAACAGGCATTGATGAGCATCAAGACAAAAACCTTTCATTGTGAAGGTGGGTCCATTCTTGGATTGTTAGCCGGTGAAAACAGGAGTGATGCAATTCGTTTTATTGTTGCCTACCAAACAATCAGCGATTACCTTGATAATTTGTGTGATCGGAGTACTTCGTTGGATCCGGTCGATTTTCGCGCTCTTCATCAGTCGATGCTTCATGCGTTAACCCCGGAAGCTGCGAGTTTAGATTATTATCGATTTCATGGCGAACGGGATGATGGCGGCTATCTGGTGTCCCTTGTGGAGACATGTCAGGAAGTACTGAAAAGACTTCCATCGTACGATAAGATTTCTTCTGTGCTATATGAACTGGCAGGTTATTATTGTGACTTACAGGTATACAAACACGTTAAAGTAGATGAGCGTGTCCCTCGTTTGAAGGATTGGTTTCAATCTTATCAAGACAAACTGCCAGAGATGAGCTGGTATGAATTTTCGGCATGTTGCGGTTCGACTCTTGGCATCTTCTGCCTTGTTGCTTATGCGTTTAATGATGAATACTCGGGCGATATAGCCCCGCAGGTTAGAGCCTCCTATTTTCCATGGGTACAGGGGCTGCATATCCTGCTGGATTACCTTATCGATCAGGAAGAGGACAGAGTCGGTGGCGATCTGAATTTCTGTTTCTATTATGAAAACAATGAGGAAATGTTAAAACGAGTCACTCATTTTTTTAAACAGGCGGATAGAAGCGTTTCCCGATTGCCCAACACAAGATTTCATCAAATGATTAATCGTGGGTTACTCGGTGTTTATCTTTCAGATAAAAAAATTGGAAGGCAAGAAATAGTTTATCGGATGGCAAAAAAGATTATTCGCCTCGGTGGCTGGTCGGCACTCTTTTTCTACCTAAATGGATGGATTTATCGGCGGATAAAGTATTATGGTTAA
- the gap gene encoding type I glyceraldehyde-3-phosphate dehydrogenase: MVRIGINGFGRIGRQVMKAVMERHPESLQVVAVNDLFDVEINAHLFKYDSNYGRFHGEVKVEKNSLTVNGHKIKSFALRDPASIPWKEEGVDIVVESTGFFRTGPEASAHLEGGAKKVIITAPATEEDLTVVMGVNHKTYRPKEHHIISNASCTTNCLAPPVLVIHEAFGIKKAMMTTIHAYTTDQRILDLAHQDLRRARAAGQNIIPTTTGAARAISLVIPDLKGRFDGYALRVPTPTVSVVDFVAELEKETNTEELRTVLKKAAGGTLKDIMDCEEEPLVSVDFKGNPFSSIVDMEFTQVLQGTMAKVVAWYDNEWGYSCRVADLANYMAEKGF; the protein is encoded by the coding sequence ATGGTTCGCATCGGCATTAATGGATTTGGCAGGATAGGCCGTCAAGTTATGAAAGCTGTAATGGAAAGGCATCCTGAATCTCTGCAGGTCGTGGCTGTCAACGACCTCTTCGACGTGGAAATAAACGCCCATCTTTTTAAGTACGACTCAAACTACGGTCGTTTCCATGGAGAAGTTAAAGTTGAGAAAAATAGTCTTACCGTTAACGGTCACAAAATTAAGAGCTTTGCACTTCGCGACCCTGCGTCTATCCCCTGGAAAGAAGAGGGTGTGGATATAGTAGTCGAAAGTACAGGCTTCTTCCGGACCGGCCCCGAGGCATCAGCCCATCTTGAGGGTGGCGCCAAAAAGGTGATCATCACCGCTCCGGCAACAGAAGAAGATCTGACTGTGGTCATGGGAGTCAACCATAAGACCTACCGTCCCAAAGAGCACCACATCATTTCAAACGCCTCATGTACCACAAACTGCTTGGCTCCACCCGTCCTAGTCATTCACGAAGCCTTCGGCATAAAAAAAGCTATGATGACGACTATCCACGCATATACCACCGATCAGCGCATTCTGGACCTGGCGCATCAAGATCTCCGGCGAGCTCGAGCCGCAGGACAAAATATAATTCCTACCACGACCGGTGCAGCGAGAGCGATTTCTCTGGTAATACCTGATTTAAAGGGCCGTTTCGACGGTTATGCACTCAGGGTGCCCACCCCAACGGTCTCCGTAGTAGATTTTGTGGCCGAGTTGGAAAAAGAAACCAATACTGAGGAATTGCGAACAGTTTTGAAAAAAGCTGCCGGAGGAACACTCAAAGACATTATGGATTGTGAAGAGGAACCATTGGTCTCGGTAGATTTCAAGGGCAATCCTTTCTCCTCAATCGTGGACATGGAATTTACACAGGTTTTACAGGGCACCATGGCAAAGGTTGTCGCATGGTATGACAATGAGTGGGGTTATTCATGCCGCGTCGCCGATCTCGCAAACTACATGGCTGAGAAAGGTTTTTAA
- a CDS encoding redoxin domain-containing protein — MKRILIHVIVIAVFSLIITLPVSAATQPPATGSVLPEIKLTVPANNDYKNYLGLSRGDFFKIPQIKANVVIIEIMNMYCPHCQASAHKVNELYRIIENNPALKNKIKLIGIAAGNSTYEAEVFRKRYDVPFPLFEDGDFSIHKVVGEVRTPYFIGIRIDDGVPKVFYSKLGGFEKADQFLELLLKLSGLK; from the coding sequence ATGAAAAGAATACTTATACACGTTATAGTAATCGCCGTATTTTCTCTGATAATCACCTTACCCGTTTCGGCTGCAACGCAGCCTCCGGCAACTGGTAGCGTGTTACCGGAGATAAAACTTACGGTGCCTGCAAATAATGACTATAAAAACTATCTCGGTCTTTCCCGTGGTGATTTTTTCAAAATTCCACAGATCAAGGCCAATGTGGTCATCATTGAAATTATGAATATGTACTGTCCCCACTGCCAGGCAAGCGCACACAAGGTAAACGAACTATATCGTATAATCGAAAACAATCCCGCGCTGAAAAATAAAATCAAGTTGATAGGCATCGCAGCAGGAAATTCCACCTATGAAGCAGAGGTGTTCAGGAAAAGATACGATGTTCCTTTCCCTCTTTTTGAAGATGGAGATTTTTCCATCCACAAGGTCGTGGGAGAGGTCAGAACTCCATATTTTATAGGAATTAGAATTGATGACGGGGTTCCCAAGGTCTTCTATTCCAAACTCGGCGGCTTCGAAAAGGCCGATCAATTTCTGGAGCTATTACTTAAACTGTCCGGATTGAAGTAG
- a CDS encoding peroxiredoxin, producing the protein MKKFSYLNLLSGIIIIFFLTATAYGLSDVYKDNIYFPKNLKPTDSVLKVKVGDRAPDFTLPSVAGEKIFLSWYLGKKNVVISFVPAAWTPVCSDQWPGYGIVKDIFDENDAILLGISVDNIPTLFAWTNQMGKLWFPILSDFWPHGKVADSYGVLRSDGVAERAIIIIDKKGSIRYVDVHDINKRPRLESIVGELENLNK; encoded by the coding sequence ATGAAAAAATTTAGTTATCTCAATTTGCTGTCAGGAATTATAATTATTTTCTTCCTAACTGCAACGGCCTACGGCCTTTCAGACGTCTATAAGGATAACATTTACTTTCCAAAAAATCTCAAGCCCACAGACAGTGTTTTGAAGGTAAAGGTTGGTGATCGTGCTCCCGACTTCACACTTCCCTCAGTCGCCGGGGAGAAAATTTTTCTCAGTTGGTACCTTGGAAAAAAGAATGTAGTCATCTCTTTCGTGCCTGCCGCATGGACACCGGTCTGTTCTGACCAGTGGCCCGGTTATGGCATTGTGAAAGACATATTCGATGAAAATGATGCCATTCTCCTTGGAATATCGGTTGACAATATTCCAACTCTTTTTGCATGGACAAACCAGATGGGGAAGCTGTGGTTTCCGATTCTTTCCGACTTCTGGCCTCATGGCAAAGTAGCTGATAGTTATGGGGTGCTCCGTTCCGATGGAGTTGCGGAAAGGGCAATTATTATAATAGATAAGAAAGGGAGTATCCGTTATGTTGACGTTCATGATATCAACAAAAGGCCTCGCCTCGAGTCGATTGTCGGTGAACTGGAAAATTTGAATAAATAA